Genomic DNA from Verrucomicrobiia bacterium:
CCGGCCCGTGCGGAAATGGCCGCATTGGACGCCGTCCATCAGCAACAGGAGCTTTTTCTCATCGCACAACGCCCGCAGGCCAAGCAGAAATTCCGCCGTGGCGGGCGTCACGCCACCTTCGCCCTGCACGCCCTCGATCAATACCGCCACGGTCGCCGGTGAAATCGCGTTCCGCACCGCCGACAGGTCGTTGAACGGCACATGCCGGAAACCCGGCACCATGGGCTCAAAGCCCTTCTTCACCTTGTCCTGTCCCGTCGCCGCAATGCCCGCGAGCGTCCGGCCATGAAAGGAGTTGACCGCGGTGATGATTTCAAAACGGCCTTCGTCATGTCCAAACTTGCGCGCCAGCTTGTAGAGTCCTTCGTTGGCCTCGGCGCCGGAGTTGCAGAAGAACACCTTCCCGGGCGCGAGCTGCCGCACGATTTGCTGGGCGAGACGCCCCTGCGGCTCGTGGTAGTAGAGATTCGAAATGTGGACGAGCCGGCGGGCCTGGGCGGCGAGTGCGTCCGCCACTTCCGGGTTGGCGTGGCCGAGCGCCGTGACCGCGATGCCGCCGCCGAGGTCGAGGTAACGCTTGCCGTTCACATCCCACAGCCAGCTGCCCTGCCCGTGGCTCAATGCCAGATCGAAGCGCCCGTAGCTGGGCACGACGTATTGCTGGAAAAGCTGTTGGATGGCCACCTGCTGGTTGCGCACGATGGCCGGCGATTCAGGAACGATCTCTTTCATTGCGACGGCGCCTGACAAAATAGCAAACCCGCACGCGACGCAATGGGAATCTGCATGCGGGTGCCAGGCGCCGGCCGCGGAGTGGAATCGCTGGCGCGTCAAAGGCGCATCACGGCTGGCGGGGCGGTTCGGGATGGGCGAGGAGATAGCCGGCCAGCGGGCAGTCCTTCATACCTCGGATGCCCGCCACGACACATTGCGCGTTCAGCACGGCGCCATCCCAACCGGTGTGCGTGTGTTCCTGCGGGAAGAACGGCTTCACGGCCGCCTCGCCCAGGGCGTCGTAACGGTCGGCCACCAGATTGTTCAAATCCAGGAAGTCCGCGCCGCCCGCGGCCGCCGCTTCGCG
This window encodes:
- a CDS encoding aspartate aminotransferase family protein, yielding MKEIVPESPAIVRNQQVAIQQLFQQYVVPSYGRFDLALSHGQGSWLWDVNGKRYLDLGGGIAVTALGHANPEVADALAAQARRLVHISNLYYHEPQGRLAQQIVRQLAPGKVFFCNSGAEANEGLYKLARKFGHDEGRFEIITAVNSFHGRTLAGIAATGQDKVKKGFEPMVPGFRHVPFNDLSAVRNAISPATVAVLIEGVQGEGGVTPATAEFLLGLRALCDEKKLLLLMDGVQCGHFRTGRFQSFQRILEGVPGGEKFLPDGISMAKSLGNGFPIGAFWIREPYANLLSAGSHGTTYGGNLLGCAVALKVFEIIERDGLAENARKLGEFFRTGITQLAAKYPQVVLAPRGLGLMAGLELRPKQEIRAFAANEAVASLQFVNRLHEAGVLTVPAGPQVVRLLPALNLTQSEAEQGLQLIESVVAKLS